The following coding sequences are from one Chanos chanos chromosome 12, fChaCha1.1, whole genome shotgun sequence window:
- the LOC115824765 gene encoding immunoglobulin superfamily DCC subclass member 3 — MKPRILLIVLTTLICSHMCNSSELAFLLEPSDVIAVRERPLMLSCQVEGEGPITVTWRKNGALVHTGPGSRVKLLANGTLLIRSFQKRRDGDATDAGEYSCAAENRFGMLVSRKARVQLASLPKFHTHPESMSVDEGGVARFQCQVNGIPEANITWERDRTPLSTSDDRYTLLPMGILQITGVRRLDAGVYRCVASNTANTRYSHEALLNVTGGAPRIYKEPAILSGPQNLTITVHQTAILECIATGNPRPIVSWSRLDGRSIGVEGIQVLGTGNLMISDVSLQHSGVYVCAANRPGTRMRRTALGRLVVQAPPEFLQWPQSVSKPVGGSAVFTCMAQGVPEPHLIWLKNGKILTPGDNVKLTNNNSTLAITRITPEDEAIYQCIAENSAGTNQASARLAVSLAKELPGSPQGLKATALSKTTLQLSWTQPPANITDGIIGYVLHIRKIGEPDSKELQETVSKTTFQHDINNLEPATTYSIYLKAYSPLGASQESNSVVATTLGGVPTPPMFFTKVMNTTAVQVLWELPNKPGKAEGFRLSYRRVPHGDFQGPLQMPCHVNAHTVANLDPGAVYEVKLVAYNGNGESDCSKRLVSLAEDGTSAKTSAGEETQCNCKDSEASLGGIVIGIHIGMACIIFCVLFLMFGYRRSFFCRKGTQDSWSVPRGEDRGHHDQSNGIPKERVMHPPQAIELMPQVCTQNTSQCHVLIEQHPCSLPGTGTGTGTG; from the exons ATGAAGCCACGGATTCTGCTGATAGTCCTGACAACACTTATCTGCTCAC aTATGTGCAATAGTTCAGAGCTGGCCTTCCTGCTGGAGCCCAGCGACGTGATCGCAGTGCGAGAGCGACCGCTGATGCTGAGCTGCCAGGTGGAAGGAGAGGGGCCCATCACGGTCACCTGGCGGAAGAATGGCGCGCTCGTACACACCGGACCTGGATCCCGGGTGAAACTGCTGGCCAACGGCACGCTCCTGATCCGTAGCTTTCAGAAACGACGGGACGGCGACGCCACGGACGCCGGGGAGTACTCCTGCGCGGCTGAGAATCGCTTCGGCATGCTGGTCAGCCGCAAGGCGCGCGTCCAGTTGGCAT CCCTGCCTAAGTTTCACACTCATCCAGAATCCATGTCAGTGGATGAGGGAGGAGTGGCTCGATTCCAGTGCCAAGTAAATGGTATACCAGAGGCCAATATCACCTGGGAGAGAGACCGCACTCCTCTGAGTACATCAGATGACAG GTACACTTTGCTGCCCATGGGGATCCTTCAGATCACAGGAGTAAGGAGATTGGATGCTGGGGTGTACCGCTGTGTCGCATCTAACACTGCCAACACACGCTACAGTCACGAGGCCCTGCTGAATGTTACAG gGGGAGCGCCTCGGATCTATAAGGAACCTGCGATACTTTCAGGTCCTCAGAACCTGACCATCACTGTCCACCAAACAGCCATCTTAGAGTGCATAGCCACGGGGAACCCTCGGCCCATTGTGTCATGGAGTAGGCTTG atgGCCGATCCATTGGTGTGGAGGGCATCCAGGTGCTTGGCACAGGAAACCTCATGATCTCAGATGTGTCCCTGCAGCACTCtggagtgtacgtgtgtgctgCCAACCGCCCTGGGACCAGGATGAGGCGTACAGCACTGGGCAGGCTGGTAGTGCAAG CTCCCCCTGAGTTCCTGCAGTGGCCTCAGTCTGTGTCGAAGCCAGTAGGGGGCAGTGCTGTGTTTACTTGCATGGCCCAGGGGGTCCCTGAACCTCACCTGATCTGGCTGAAGAATGGCAAGATCCTGACACCTGGGGACAATGTCAAactcacaaacaacaacag CACTCTGGCCATTACTCGTATCACGCCTGAGGATGAGGCTATTTACCAGTGCATAGCTGAGAACAGCGCTGGTACCAACCAGGCCAGCGCCCGTTTGGCCGTGTCTTTGGCTAAAGAGCTGCCGGGTTCCCCTCAGGGCCTGAAGGCCACTGCACTGTCCAAAACCACTCTGCAGCTCTCCTGGACCCAGCCACCCGCCAACATCACCGACGGCATCATTGGATACGTGCTGCACATCCGCAAGATTGGCG AGCCTGACAGCAAAGAGTTACAGGAAACAGTCAGTAAAACCACATTCCAACATGATATCAACAATCTTGAACCAGCCACCACTTACTCCATCTACCTGAAAGCCTACTCTCCACTGGGTGCCAGCCAAGAGTCCAACAGTGTTGTCGCTACAACACTAGGGGGCG TGCCCACTCCTCCCATGTTCTTCACTAAGGTGATGAACACCACCGCGGTGCAGGTGCTGTGGGAACTGCCCAACAAGCCCGGCAAGGCCGAGGGTTTCAGGCTGTCCTACCGCAGGGTCCCCCACGGAGACTTCCAGGGGCCTCTTCAGATGCCTTGCCACGTCAATGCTCACACAGTCGCCAACCTCG ATCCCGGTGCTGTGTATGAAGTCAAACTGGTGGCCTACAATGGCAATGGAGAGAGTGACTGCTCCAAAAGACTGGTGTCACTGGCTGAAGATGGTACAAGTGCCAAAACTAGTGCGG GGGAGGAGACCCAGTGTAACTGTAAGGACAGTGAAGCCTCGCTGGGTGGCATTGTGATTGGCATCCACATTGGCATGGCCTGCATCATCTTCTGTGTGCTGTTCCTCATGTTTGGATACCGCCGCAG TTTCTTCTGCAGAAAGGGGACTCAGGACAGCTGGTCAGTGCCCAGGGGGGAGGACAGAGGACACCACGATCAAAGCAATGGCATACCCAAAGAGAGGGTGATGCACCCACCCCAAGCCATTGAGTTGATGCCTCAGGtatgcacacaaaacacat CGCAGTGCCACGTTCTCATAGAGCAGCACCCATGCTCTCTGCCTGGCACGGGTACTGGCACTGGCACTGGCTAG